One window from the genome of Bacteroidia bacterium encodes:
- the sigZ gene encoding RNA polymerase sigma factor SigZ, which yields MSKQLILEFQNELKQFISRKVKNSDDVNDILQDVLLKIHINYSKIRKKESLKSWLYQITRNTIIDYYLKKKKLTVIISDTIIYDFEDYSEDKSEIVDCLQPFIAQLPNKYKEALLQTDLGKLSQKEFAEKTGLSYSGAKSVVQRARAKLKKLFEQCCQIEVDIYGNILEYQKNKSCPCS from the coding sequence ATGAGTAAACAATTAATATTAGAATTTCAAAATGAGTTGAAACAATTCATAAGCAGGAAAGTGAAAAATAGTGATGATGTTAATGATATTCTGCAAGATGTTTTATTGAAAATACACATAAACTATTCAAAAATAAGAAAAAAAGAAAGCTTAAAAAGTTGGCTCTATCAAATTACACGAAATACAATTATTGATTATTATTTGAAGAAAAAAAAACTAACAGTAATAATTTCTGACACGATTATTTATGATTTTGAGGATTATTCAGAAGATAAAAGCGAAATAGTAGATTGTTTGCAGCCTTTTATAGCTCAACTTCCCAACAAGTATAAAGAAGCCTTGCTTCAAACAGATTTAGGCAAGTTATCGCAGAAAGAATTTGCAGAAAAGACAGGACTTTCTTATTCAGGTGCTAAGTCTGTTGTTCAGCGAGCAAGGGCAAAACTTAAGAAGTTATTTGAACAGTGTTGTCAAATTGAAGTTGACATCTATGGAAACATATTGGAATATCAGAAAAATAAATCCTGTCCCTGCTCTTAA
- a CDS encoding DEAD/DEAH box helicase: protein MKTFSDLGISDTFIKALEENNITEPTPIQIQAIPFLVQQGTDFIGQAQTGTGKTAAYGLPILQAIYSENPKIQALILAPTRELGQQIAKQLFKFSKYADKKIFVESITGGKKIDEQIVALKRPTHIVVSTPGRLVDLLERKAIDLSSIKTIVLDEADEMLSFGFKKELDTILSYTAGKRHTWLFSATMPQGIKAIIAKYLSQSAVKIEVHKHDVINKSIDHKFVICENHDKPKVLTRFLKKQGNNRGIVFCRSRMDTQAVADKLISEKYNACALHGDLMQKEREKIMRAFKNTKLQILVATDIAARGIDVNELAYVVHYTLPDQIEYYTHRSGRTARAGHKGISLCLVNQRDIADLKIIERDLDISIKEIIL, encoded by the coding sequence TTGAAAACATTCTCTGATTTAGGTATCTCCGATACATTTATAAAGGCTTTAGAAGAAAACAATATTACAGAGCCTACACCAATTCAAATACAAGCAATACCATTCTTAGTACAACAAGGAACAGATTTTATTGGTCAGGCACAAACCGGAACAGGCAAAACTGCTGCTTATGGTTTACCTATTTTACAAGCAATTTATTCTGAAAATCCCAAAATTCAGGCTTTAATACTTGCACCAACACGCGAATTAGGTCAGCAAATAGCAAAGCAATTATTTAAGTTTAGTAAATATGCCGACAAAAAAATATTTGTGGAATCAATAACCGGAGGAAAAAAAATTGACGAACAAATTGTTGCATTAAAAAGACCTACACATATTGTTGTTTCTACTCCCGGACGTTTGGTTGATTTGTTAGAACGTAAAGCAATTGACCTTTCATCAATAAAAACAATAGTTTTAGATGAAGCCGACGAAATGCTTAGTTTTGGTTTTAAAAAAGAACTTGACACAATATTAAGTTATACTGCCGGTAAACGTCACACCTGGTTATTTTCTGCTACTATGCCTCAAGGTATAAAAGCAATAATTGCAAAATATTTATCACAAAGTGCAGTAAAAATAGAAGTTCATAAGCACGATGTTATAAATAAAAGTATTGATCATAAATTTGTAATATGCGAAAATCATGATAAACCTAAAGTTTTAACAAGATTTTTAAAAAAGCAAGGCAATAACAGAGGTATTGTTTTTTGCAGATCGCGAATGGATACGCAAGCTGTTGCCGATAAACTTATTTCCGAAAAATACAATGCCTGTGCTTTGCATGGTGATTTGATGCAAAAAGAACGCGAGAAAATAATGAGAGCTTTTAAAAACACTAAACTTCAGATACTCGTTGCTACAGATATTGCAGCCAGAGGTATAGATGTTAATGAGCTCGCATATGTTGTACATTATACTCTTCCTGATCAGATAGAATATTATACTCACAGAAGCGGACGAACCGCAAGAGCAGGGCATAAAGGAATTTCACTATGTCTGGTTAATCAAAGAGACATTGCTGATTTAAAAATTATTGAACGCGATTTAGATATTTCTATTAAAGAAATTATTCTTTAA
- a CDS encoding SRPBCC domain-containing protein, with product MKDYKKYYIIHAPIDEVYMALTNANSITLWTGEEAEMSIEPGSEFSLWSGSIVGKNIEFIKNKKIVQQWYFDGQAEESIVTIILHQDKNGTSAELRHTNIPDSEYDDFVEGWEESYFGALKFFFED from the coding sequence ATGAAAGATTACAAAAAGTACTATATAATTCATGCGCCTATAGATGAAGTATATATGGCTTTAACTAATGCTAATTCAATTACTTTATGGACTGGCGAAGAAGCCGAAATGTCAATCGAACCCGGATCTGAATTTTCACTGTGGAGTGGGAGTATAGTAGGAAAGAACATTGAATTTATTAAAAATAAGAAAATTGTTCAGCAATGGTATTTTGACGGTCAGGCTGAAGAATCTATAGTGACTATTATTCTTCATCAGGATAAAAACGGTACATCTGCTGAGTTACGACATACTAATATTCCGGATAGTGAGTATGACGATTTTGTGGAGGGTTGGGAAGAAAGTTATTTCGGTGCTTTAAAATTCTTTTTTGAAGATTAA
- a CDS encoding GNAT family N-acetyltransferase, translating into METSTSFILRPWQISDIDSLVKYANNKKISDNLTNAFPNPDSCDDGIKFIKIQESYNPAKAFAIVIDNEACGAIGVFQQTDIHEKNAEMGYWLAEKHWGKGVITNAIKQTVEYGFKNFEINRIFARPFGSNLASQKVLEKAGFKFEAKFKNTIYKNGQFLDEIYYAIYK; encoded by the coding sequence ATGGAAACAAGCACAAGTTTTATTCTTCGCCCTTGGCAAATTTCAGATATTGACAGTCTGGTAAAATATGCTAACAATAAAAAGATTAGCGATAATCTAACTAATGCTTTTCCAAATCCAGACAGCTGTGACGATGGGATAAAATTTATAAAAATTCAGGAAAGCTATAATCCTGCTAAAGCCTTTGCTATAGTAATAGATAACGAAGCTTGTGGAGCAATTGGAGTATTTCAGCAAACAGACATACACGAAAAAAATGCCGAAATGGGTTATTGGCTTGCCGAGAAACATTGGGGAAAAGGGGTTATAACAAATGCGATAAAACAAACTGTAGAATATGGCTTTAAAAATTTCGAAATAAACAGAATTTTTGCCAGACCATTTGGTTCAAATTTAGCTTCTCAAAAAGTTCTGGAAAAAGCGGGTTTTAAATTTGAAGCAAAATTCAAAAACACAATTTATAAAAACGGACAATTTTTAGATGAAATTTATTATGCTATTTATAAGTAA
- a CDS encoding NAD(P)-dependent alcohol dehydrogenase, with protein sequence MKAVICTKYGSPEVLQLCEVDKPIPNDNDILIKINATTVSSADGIMRKSESFVSRVILGFSKPRKKYRIMGLELAGEVESIGKNVKRFKQGDQVFGFTGFNPGTYTEYKCMSEKGSLELKPSNISFEEAASVVDGASTALFFLRNKANIQESQKILIIGASGSIGIFAVQLAKIFGAEVTGICSSSNLKLVKSLGADRVIDYTKEDFATSGKKYDVIFDTAGKSSFKHCKSSLTKNGLYMVTTGAIIKNYIFTFWTKLVNRKRFIFAMSVNKNEALKFIKELIESKKLRTVIDRTFTLEQIVEAHKYLENGNKKGNIVITVTN encoded by the coding sequence ATGAAAGCTGTTATTTGCACCAAATATGGCTCCCCTGAAGTTCTTCAACTCTGCGAAGTTGACAAACCAATTCCTAATGATAATGATATTCTTATAAAAATCAATGCCACAACAGTATCATCTGCCGATGGAATAATGAGAAAGTCTGAATCATTTGTGAGCAGAGTAATTCTTGGATTTAGCAAACCAAGAAAAAAATATAGAATTATGGGACTTGAACTGGCGGGTGAAGTTGAATCAATTGGGAAAAATGTGAAACGATTCAAACAGGGAGATCAGGTTTTTGGCTTTACAGGATTTAATCCAGGTACCTATACGGAGTACAAATGTATGAGCGAAAAAGGATCACTGGAATTAAAACCGTCTAATATATCATTTGAAGAAGCGGCATCGGTTGTTGACGGAGCATCAACGGCTTTATTTTTTTTAAGAAACAAAGCGAATATTCAAGAAAGTCAGAAAATACTCATAATTGGAGCTTCAGGCAGTATTGGGATTTTTGCAGTTCAGCTTGCCAAAATATTTGGAGCAGAAGTAACCGGAATATGCAGTAGCTCAAATTTAAAATTAGTAAAATCTTTGGGAGCAGATAGGGTAATTGATTATACGAAAGAAGATTTTGCCACATCAGGAAAAAAATATGATGTAATTTTTGACACTGCAGGGAAGAGCTCCTTCAAGCACTGTAAGTCATCTTTAACAAAAAATGGGCTTTATATGGTTACAACAGGTGCTATAATAAAAAACTACATTTTTACCTTTTGGACTAAATTAGTAAACCGTAAAAGATTCATTTTTGCCATGTCTGTTAATAAAAATGAAGCACTGAAGTTTATTAAAGAGCTAATAGAATCAAAAAAATTACGAACGGTAATTGACAGAACATTTACACTAGAGCAAATTGTTGAAGCCCACAAATACCTTGAAAATGGCAACAAAAAAGGGAATATTGTAATAACTGTAACAAATTAA
- a CDS encoding DUF4395 domain-containing protein, translated as MKKLIKFGEDIEGFNIAVLNEREIRAAAGILFLATFTSLMFILFKGNFAPIKYVITLFLTDFLIRVFINPKFSPTLIIGRLIVRNQVPEYVGAPQKKFAWVIGVILAATMFLFFIIINAYSVITGIVCLICLIFLFFESAFGICLGCKFYPLFFKNKVQYCPGEICKIKEKHDIQKISKNQLLILLAFITFIFLTGYLFNNRFSEKPYDLMGINNTV; from the coding sequence ATGAAAAAACTAATTAAATTTGGTGAAGATATTGAAGGATTCAATATCGCCGTTTTAAACGAGAGAGAAATACGTGCTGCTGCAGGAATATTGTTTTTAGCGACCTTTACTTCATTAATGTTTATACTGTTTAAAGGAAATTTTGCTCCAATAAAGTATGTAATTACCCTATTCCTTACGGATTTCTTGATACGGGTTTTTATTAATCCTAAATTTTCACCTACTCTGATTATTGGACGTTTGATTGTTAGAAACCAAGTTCCTGAATATGTTGGAGCTCCCCAAAAAAAGTTTGCCTGGGTGATTGGCGTGATACTAGCAGCTACTATGTTCTTGTTTTTTATCATTATAAATGCTTATAGTGTAATTACAGGTATTGTATGTCTTATTTGCCTCATATTCCTATTTTTTGAATCGGCTTTTGGAATTTGTTTGGGGTGTAAATTTTATCCTTTGTTTTTTAAAAATAAAGTACAATACTGCCCTGGTGAGATTTGTAAGATTAAAGAAAAACATGATATTCAGAAAATATCTAAAAATCAATTGCTTATTTTGCTAGCATTTATTACATTCATCTTTCTCACAGGTTATTTGTTTAACAATAGATTTAGTGAAAAACCATACGATTTGATGGGCATTAATAATACTGTGTAA
- the arsM gene encoding arsenite methyltransferase, with the protein MNNLKDKIKEAYSGIVTERNTSTGCCTPSNNFVSTCCGPTTELTGFSEDYSNLPGYNPEADFGLGCGIPVAFAGIKEGHTVLDLGSGAGNDAFVARSLVGAKGKVIGIDMTNAMIDKANQNKTQLGFDNVEFILGDIENLSLPENSIDVVISNCVLNLVNDKFAAYKGIYNVLKPDGHFSISDVVVSSALTKKMSEIVELYAGCIAGAMIKTDYLKTIEKAGFSQIEIKKEKVVYLPDTFLLQYINGQELIDFRSSGVQVLSITIYSKKNKINKCI; encoded by the coding sequence ATGAACAACTTAAAAGACAAAATCAAAGAAGCCTATTCGGGCATAGTAACAGAACGCAACACATCAACTGGATGTTGCACACCTTCAAACAACTTTGTAAGCACTTGTTGCGGACCAACCACCGAACTAACAGGGTTTAGTGAAGATTACAGCAACCTGCCCGGTTACAACCCCGAAGCAGATTTTGGTCTAGGTTGTGGAATACCTGTTGCTTTTGCTGGCATAAAAGAAGGGCATACCGTACTTGATCTTGGTTCAGGTGCAGGAAATGATGCTTTTGTTGCACGATCACTTGTAGGAGCAAAAGGTAAAGTCATTGGTATTGACATGACAAATGCAATGATTGATAAAGCTAATCAAAATAAAACCCAATTAGGTTTTGATAATGTTGAGTTTATTCTTGGAGATATTGAAAACCTTTCACTACCGGAAAATTCAATTGATGTTGTAATTAGTAATTGTGTTCTTAATTTGGTAAATGATAAGTTTGCTGCATACAAAGGAATATATAATGTATTAAAACCTGATGGGCATTTTAGTATTTCAGATGTTGTGGTTTCGAGTGCATTGACAAAAAAAATGAGCGAAATCGTTGAACTCTATGCAGGATGCATTGCGGGAGCAATGATTAAAACAGATTATCTGAAAACTATTGAAAAAGCCGGATTTAGTCAAATTGAAATCAAAAAGGAAAAAGTTGTTTATCTACCAGATACTTTTTTACTCCAATACATAAACGGACAGGAACTAATAGATTTTCGATCTTCTGGTGTACAAGTTCTAAGTATAACTATTTATAGTAAAAAAAATAAAATTAATAAATGCATATAA
- the rmuC gene encoding DNA recombination protein RmuC has translation MNDFLILIIGIKVGVLLGWTISFFIRKKKKRVALVELQAIQNERDTAKLNYGVVNEKVQILEQQIKTHKAELEEKNNQLLAITSKLSTSEANMQNMLQKIEEQKKELESVRQQMNIEFRNLANDILEEKTKKFTEQNREKLDELLKPLGEKLKDFEKKVEETYNKESRENFSLKEELKRLSDLNLQISKDATNLTNALKGQVKTQGNWGEVILKTILERSGLVENREFFAQESVTTEDGKRFQPDIVVTLPDNKNVIIDSKVTLVAYERYASANTIEEQDVAMKEHIIAIKNHIIGLSQKNYQDLYKQNQLDFVMMFLPIEPAYMLAIQKEPEIWNFAYDKRILLIGPTNLIAALKLIQSLWKQEYQSRNVLEIAKRGGDLYDKLVGFIEDLLGIKKKLDDAQRSLESSINKLHEGKGNILKRAEEMKSLGAKAKKSLPVDLLDLADEFKTEE, from the coding sequence ATGAATGATTTTTTGATTTTAATTATAGGTATAAAAGTAGGCGTACTTTTAGGTTGGACTATCTCTTTTTTTATCAGAAAAAAGAAAAAACGTGTTGCTTTAGTTGAACTACAGGCAATACAAAATGAGCGCGATACTGCGAAACTAAACTATGGTGTTGTTAATGAGAAAGTTCAAATACTTGAGCAACAAATTAAAACACACAAAGCTGAACTTGAAGAAAAAAACAACCAATTATTAGCCATAACTTCAAAACTATCTACAAGTGAAGCTAATATGCAAAACATGCTTCAAAAAATAGAGGAACAGAAAAAAGAATTAGAATCTGTTCGACAACAAATGAATATCGAATTCAGAAATCTTGCAAACGATATACTGGAAGAAAAAACTAAAAAATTTACAGAACAAAACCGAGAAAAACTCGATGAACTTTTAAAACCATTAGGCGAAAAACTTAAAGATTTTGAAAAGAAAGTTGAAGAAACTTATAATAAGGAATCGCGAGAAAATTTTTCTTTAAAAGAAGAATTAAAACGACTATCCGACTTAAACCTTCAAATTAGTAAAGACGCAACAAATCTCACTAATGCATTGAAAGGTCAGGTAAAAACACAAGGAAACTGGGGCGAAGTAATATTAAAAACAATTTTAGAACGCTCCGGACTGGTTGAGAACCGTGAATTCTTTGCTCAGGAATCAGTTACAACTGAAGATGGCAAGCGTTTTCAACCAGATATTGTTGTAACATTACCTGATAATAAAAATGTAATTATTGATAGTAAAGTTACTCTTGTTGCATACGAAAGATATGCTTCTGCAAACACAATTGAGGAGCAGGACGTAGCAATGAAAGAACATATTATTGCAATTAAAAATCATATTATCGGATTAAGTCAGAAAAATTATCAGGATTTGTACAAGCAAAATCAACTGGATTTTGTTATGATGTTTTTACCAATTGAACCTGCCTACATGCTGGCAATACAAAAAGAACCTGAAATATGGAATTTTGCATATGATAAAAGAATTCTTCTTATCGGACCAACTAACCTTATAGCTGCATTAAAATTAATTCAGTCATTATGGAAACAGGAATATCAAAGCAGAAATGTTTTAGAAATCGCAAAACGTGGTGGCGATTTATACGATAAACTTGTTGGTTTTATTGAAGATTTATTAGGGATTAAAAAGAAACTTGACGATGCCCAGAGAAGCCTTGAATCATCTATTAACAAATTACACGAAGGAAAAGGCAACATACTTAAAAGAGCCGAAGAAATGAAAAGTTTAGGTGCTAAAGCAAAAAAGAGCTTACCTGTAGATTTGTTAGATTTGGCAGATGAATTTAAAACAGAAGAATAA
- a CDS encoding T9SS type A sorting domain-containing protein, which yields MRTTLLLFTIMFSVFFTKGQQTINTCIPYENENICLITIDSVTFKNRITWENTPGVGTAGYIIYKETSSDIYDSIGYKGFNMASKFIDYTSSPEVHSDRYKICVVDSCGNKSQKSPYHQTIHLQVTQGFPTTIIILNWTKYFDESGVFVPSKYYIYRGTLPDNMSLLDSVSGSLNTYSDFNVFSNYYYGVGYKRQIPCHYNPTSTEIISNIAFKGISVYPNPMKEFTNIKWDTELGNNCTLTVFDVSGKMVFNENVINSFNYSISRENFKKGFYIIEVSGTKTYRCKLVVE from the coding sequence ATGAGAACTACACTATTATTATTTACAATTATGTTTTCTGTATTTTTTACAAAAGGTCAGCAAACAATAAATACTTGCATTCCTTATGAGAATGAAAATATTTGCCTGATTACAATTGATTCTGTAACTTTTAAAAATAGAATTACATGGGAAAACACACCAGGAGTTGGTACTGCAGGATATATTATTTATAAAGAAACAAGTTCTGATATTTATGATTCTATTGGATACAAAGGCTTTAATATGGCAAGTAAATTTATTGATTATACTTCTAGTCCTGAAGTTCATTCTGACAGATATAAAATTTGTGTTGTAGACAGTTGTGGAAACAAATCTCAAAAAAGTCCATATCATCAAACAATACATTTGCAGGTAACACAAGGTTTTCCAACTACAATAATAATATTAAACTGGACAAAGTATTTTGATGAAAGCGGAGTTTTTGTTCCTTCTAAATATTACATTTATAGAGGTACTTTACCTGATAATATGTCATTGTTAGATTCTGTTTCAGGCTCACTTAATACGTACAGTGATTTTAATGTATTTTCTAACTATTATTATGGTGTTGGATATAAAAGACAAATACCATGTCATTATAACCCTACATCAACAGAAATTATTTCTAATATCGCATTTAAAGGTATTAGTGTTTATCCAAATCCAATGAAGGAATTTACAAATATTAAATGGGATACTGAACTTGGCAATAATTGCACACTAACAGTTTTTGATGTTTCGGGAAAAATGGTATTTAATGAAAACGTTATAAATAGTTTTAATTATAGCATAAGTCGGGAAAATTTTAAAAAAGGATTTTATATAATTGAGGTTAGTGGAACAAAAACTTATAGATGTAAACTGGTTGTTGAGTAA
- a CDS encoding GIY-YIG nuclease family protein, giving the protein MKTYYVYILECSDGTYYTGVTNDIERRLLEHISGENPDSYTAKRRPVKLVWFTETNDINFALGKEKQIKKWSKAKKTALINEDWEKLKLLAKKINYNTKLKVRRGGEFLRTT; this is encoded by the coding sequence ATGAAAACTTATTATGTTTATATTCTTGAATGTTCAGATGGCACTTACTATACCGGTGTAACAAATGACATTGAAAGAAGATTATTAGAACATATTAGTGGAGAAAATCCAGACAGTTATACTGCAAAAAGAAGACCTGTTAAACTTGTCTGGTTTACAGAAACAAATGACATAAACTTTGCTTTAGGAAAAGAAAAACAAATTAAGAAATGGTCTAAAGCTAAGAAAACTGCTTTAATTAATGAAGACTGGGAAAAGTTGAAATTACTTGCTAAAAAAATAAACTATAATACAAAATTGAAAGTCCGCCGCGGCGGAGAGTTTTTGAGAACTACATAA
- a CDS encoding PAS domain-containing protein produces the protein MIDQQITREELLTKLKKINHDYSQLKELYDNDIEKLKLMEESLRIATVYSNSLIEATLDPFVSINTDGIITNVNKAAENITNLSRKELIGTFFSDYFTEPEKISKIFQNVLENGFVTNYPLTICQSGIKFTDVLFNACVFKNEQGSVIEVMVVVRDINECKIAEIALSKQTKELERLNRYFIDREIRMVELKKEVNELLQKYGQEKRYPVS, from the coding sequence ATGATTGACCAGCAAATAACCAGAGAGGAACTTTTAACTAAGTTAAAAAAAATAAACCATGATTATTCACAATTAAAAGAGCTTTATGACAATGATATAGAAAAACTTAAGCTTATGGAAGAAAGTTTGAGGATAGCAACTGTATATTCAAACAGTTTAATTGAAGCAACTCTCGATCCATTTGTTTCTATTAATACAGATGGCATAATTACCAATGTAAATAAGGCTGCAGAAAATATTACTAATTTATCAAGAAAAGAATTGATTGGCACCTTTTTCTCTGACTATTTTACAGAACCAGAAAAAATTAGCAAAATATTTCAAAATGTATTAGAAAATGGATTTGTTACAAATTACCCTCTTACTATTTGTCAATCAGGCATTAAATTCACAGATGTTTTATTCAATGCCTGTGTTTTTAAAAATGAGCAGGGAAGTGTAATTGAAGTAATGGTTGTAGTTCGTGATATAAATGAATGTAAAATAGCTGAAATTGCTTTATCTAAACAAACAAAAGAACTGGAAAGGTTAAACAGATATTTTATTGACAGAGAAATTAGAATGGTTGAACTAAAAAAAGAAGTTAACGAACTACTTCAAAAGTATGGTCAGGAAAAGAGATATCCTGTTTCTTAG
- a CDS encoding D-glycero-beta-D-manno-heptose-7-phosphate kinase, producing the protein MIDAYLWGKVERISPEAPVPVVSIIKRENRLGGAANVALNLRSLGAVPVICAAIGNDEKGIIFNELCEQNGIAIDGIITLHDRPTTVKTRVIGGNQHLLRVDEEIDISISESETKKLSERIFLLLNKENINAIVFEDYDKGVISPSLIQAVTKEAKLRNIPVCVDPKKRNFLSYENISLFKPNFRELTEGLKLDLKKNDFEGIFKAVQLFHNNKNIEEVMVTLSELGIFISNGKEYKTIPTQVRDVADVSGAGDTVISVATLCKAAGLNSTDTAAISNIAGGLVCEKVGVIPVEKEALLQACNRFFS; encoded by the coding sequence ATGATTGACGCTTATTTGTGGGGTAAGGTAGAAAGAATCTCTCCGGAAGCACCTGTTCCGGTTGTTAGCATAATTAAAAGAGAGAACCGTCTTGGTGGCGCAGCAAACGTTGCTTTAAATCTAAGGTCACTTGGGGCAGTACCTGTTATCTGTGCTGCAATTGGTAATGATGAAAAAGGTATTATTTTTAATGAATTATGCGAACAAAATGGAATTGCCATTGATGGTATTATAACATTACATGATCGCCCAACAACTGTAAAGACAAGAGTAATTGGCGGCAATCAGCATTTACTAAGAGTTGACGAAGAAATTGATATTTCCATATCAGAATCAGAAACTAAAAAATTATCAGAAAGAATATTCCTTCTTCTTAACAAAGAAAACATAAATGCTATAGTTTTTGAAGATTATGATAAAGGAGTAATCTCACCATCATTAATTCAGGCTGTTACAAAAGAAGCCAAATTAAGAAATATTCCTGTTTGCGTAGATCCTAAAAAAAGAAATTTCCTTTCTTATGAAAACATTTCATTATTTAAACCCAATTTCCGCGAACTAACTGAAGGGTTAAAATTAGATTTGAAAAAGAATGATTTTGAAGGAATATTTAAAGCAGTTCAGCTTTTCCATAACAATAAGAACATTGAAGAGGTTATGGTAACATTATCTGAGCTTGGAATATTTATTAGTAACGGTAAAGAATATAAAACAATACCTACTCAGGTTCGTGATGTTGCTGATGTATCAGGTGCAGGAGACACAGTAATAAGTGTTGCAACATTATGCAAAGCAGCCGGACTAAACTCAACAGATACAGCAGCTATTTCAAATATTGCAGGTGGGCTTGTTTGCGAAAAAGTCGGAGTTATTCCTGTTGAAAAAGAAGCACTTTTGCAGGCTTGTAACAGATTTTTCAGTTAA